The genomic region TGCAGCATTTACTACAAGAAGATATGTTTCTGCATCCATCCTATAAACTAATAAATCATCAATTATTCCGCCTTTTCCATTTGTGAAGCACGAATATTGAACTTTACCATCAATTAATTTTGAAGCATCATTTGAAGTTACCCATTGTATAAAATCTAATGCTTTTAGTCCTTTTACCCAAAACTCACCCATATGTGAAACATCAAAAACACCAATGGCATTTCTTACCGTTAGATGTTCTTCAATATCACCGGTATATTTTATTGGCATATTATAACCTGCAAAAAGGTTCATTTTTGCCCCTAATTTTTCATGAATTTTTGTAAATGCTGTATATTTCATAATAAACTGATAATTAAATTAGTAAATATTAAAATTTTTAACAAAATTAATAAATTGTCAGAATGAAACGAATAATTGGAGTAATTTTCTTTCTCATTGTTTGATGATTATTAAAAATCAATTCCAATTACATTAAAATAGGTTTTTTTATTTTTTATATATGTTTTACAGGAATCAAATTTCCATGTCCATTTTTTTCGAAAATTGCCTTTTGGAAGGTCAACAAATATTAAATTGTTCTTTTTTTCTAATTCATTTTTATCATTCAAAACCAATTCTTCATGGTCAGTTATCAGGCATGATTTATTTAAAGGTAATGATTTTATATGCACCTCCTGTATTTTTTTTCTTATTTGAAGCAATTCAACAGACTTAAAAATATTAAATCTTTCAAGATATTCTATTATCAAATTATCTAACTGATTCATAATATTAACTGAAATAACAAAATCCATTTTTTCTGAAAAAATAAAATCATTATAAACAATATCATTAATATTAACTTTTTGTTTTCCTTTTTTAAATTGTTTTATCAGATTAAAAACTTGTTTCGTTACACCGCCTGTTATATCGCAGGTAATTAATTTAACATTACTGTACTTATTAATTTTATGTTCAATTTGTTTTGGATGGTTTATATCATATAAATATACTTCTTTAAAATTTTTGCTTATATTTTCGATAGGTATATCTAAAAGCCATCCGCTTCCTAAAATCGCAACTTTCTCTTTATTTTTTATTTCAGCAGATTTGAGAATAAAATTTTTTGTATTTTTAATGTGTTCGTTCCAGCCCTGTTGTTCTCGAAAATATCGGTCAATTATTCCTTTTTGGTCAGAAATAAATCCCATTTTATTAATAATTTTCTTGTTTTTTGAAATAAACATATCTATATATTTTTATTAATATCAAAAAAAATCGGACATTTACATAAGAAATTCAGCCATTAGGAAAAAAAATTATATAAAAATAGTAAAAGTGTTGTAAATTGTATTAATTTGATGTTTTATAAAAATTTTAATTGTGGTTAAAGTTAAGTACATATTAATAATCGTTTATATATTATTTACTGTTCCGTTAATTTTGTCAGGACAAGATGAATCATCTGATTCAAAAAAATTATTAAAAACTGCAAATCAGTACTTTGATGATGCTGATTATAAATATGCAATAAAAATATTTCTAATTATTGATTCAATTCAACCTGACGATCCTGTCATTAATTATAAAATCGGAGCATGTTATTTGAACTCAGAATACGAAAAGGTTAAAGCAATTCCATATCTTGAATTTGCAAAAAAATCAAAATATTTAGAAACTCCAAAAGTTGTTTATAAAGACCTTGGAATACTATACCACCTTGACTGTCAGTTTGATAAATCTATTGATAATTTTAACAAATACCTTAAACTTGCAAATAAAAACGATAAATATATAATTTTTGCAAAAAGAATGTTAACCATTTGTGAAAACGCAAAAAAAATAACTTCAAAAACATATGATGTTGAAATTGAAAACTTAGGATATCCTATTAGCACCAAGGACAGTGAATTTAGTCCATTAATTTCTGCTGATGAAAGTATTTTATATTTTATGAGAAAGAAAGGAATTAATGAAAATTATAAAACATTCGGCAAAACTTCCGATGATGAAGTACAAATTATGTATTCATTAAGAAATGGTAATTTATGGTATGAACCAAAAGCAATTACTTTTCCTAATATTGATAAAAAGATTTCAGTAAAATTAGCCGGTCTTTCACCTGATGGAGAACATCTGTTTTTTCATATAGGAAAAGATAATAAAGGCAATATTTATACTTGTCTTTTTGTTAATGGACAATGCACAGGATTAAAAAAACTAAGCAATAATATAAATTCAAAATTCTGGGAAGACCGCGTTAGTATCACTCCTAATGGAAGAGTATTATATTTTTCAAGTAACAGACCGGGTGGTTTTGGCGGAAAAGATTTATATAAAGTTGAAAAGAACGAAAAAGGGAATTGGGATAAACCAATAAATTTAGGTTCACAAATCAATACTAAGTATAATGAAATATCCCCTTTCATACACCCTGATGCTAAAACACTTTATTTTAGTTCAGATGGACATAATACAATAGGCGGTTATGATATTTTCAAATCAACATACGAAAACAAACAATGGACAGAACCGGAAAATATTGGATATCCAAATACTACAAAAGATGATATTTATTTTGTATTATCAGCAGATGGACAAACAGGATATTTTTCTTCTTCACAAAACGATATTTTTAATAACCATCATATTTATAAAGTTAATTTAAAAAAATCAATACCACTGACATTAGTTAAAGGAATAATATTAGCAGGTGTTCCATTAAAACCAATTAAAGCCAATATTAAAGTAGTTGACAAGCAAACAAATGAAAGAATAAAATATATTTATAGTCCTAATCCTGAAACAGGTAAATATTTAATGATATTTCCTCCCGGCAAAAATTATGATATGATAATTGAATCTAATAATTTTTTACCACAACTTGTTAATATTTATATTCCAAATCAAACATATTTTTATGAATTATTTCAGGAAATTCATTTAACCCCTATTGAAACATTAGGAGGAACAATTGGTGAAGAAATTACAGTAAATAATATTTTTTATGATATTTATAAAACAAGTTTTGCTGATTCAATACTAGGAGTATGTGTTTCAGATACAACAAAAGATTATGGTCAATTGCTTCAAATTGTTGAAGATTTAATTAATACTACTGATTCATTGGGCATTAAATTACTTGATAAACAATATTCATTAGAAAAAGAAGAATATGATAGTGTTGCTATAAAAAAAGGCTACAATCAATTATTCAATATGGTTGAAAAAGCTATTGAAACAACTGATTCTGTTTCATTAGCCATACTTGATGAAAACACTTTATATAATGAAGAAGCAACAAATAAATATTTTTATGCTCTTGATGATAAAAAAAATAATCTTATTCCTTTTGTAATCGAAAATGATACAATATACACTACACCCCCTTTAAATACAGAACGCTATATCAAAAAATCATCTTTTTCAATAACAAAAAATTTATCAAAAAGCTATACCGATTCAATTTATGATGTTGAGAAATACAACCCTAAAATAATTAAACTTTCTAAAGATTATGAAAGGAAAGTTATTATTGAGACAAAAATACTTTTTGACAAAAATTCAGCATTAATAAAAAAAGAGTATTATAATAAATTAAATGAAATTACAGAATTAATAATTAACAACCGGTTAATTGGTATTGAAATTTTTGGTTATGCCGATTCTGAAGGAACGAGTGAACATAACCTTAATCTTTCAAAACAAAGAGCAAATTCAGTATTAAAATATTTATTTGAAAAAGGAATAAGCACACAAAAGGCAATATTAAAAGGATACGGTGAATCAAAATCAAAAAGTGAAATTTCTGAAAAAGACCGTATTAAAAACAGAAGAGTAGATATTAAAGTTTTCGAAGTAATTAAATAATATTATTATTTTGGAGCCAAAGAAAACACAATATAATTTACTGTATATCAAACCATTAATTTTAATTATGTTTATGGTTTGCTTTTCGTATTATACCTATTCTCAAAAGTTTACCGAATACGAAGTAAAATCAGCTTATATTTTTAATTTTACAAAATTTGTTCAATGGTCAGAATCATCTTTTAATTCTCCAAATTCTCCATATATAATAGGTATATATAAAAACACTTCCTTTGGCCTTGTTCTAAAAAAGACCATTGAGGACAGAACTGTTCATGGAAGAAAATTTATTATAAAATATATTAATTCCCCCGAATCAATAGAGAATTGTCATATTCTTTTTCTTTCAAGAATTAGCAAATCAGAACTTCTCATGGTTTTAGAGCATGTAAACCAATTTGATATTTTAACTGTTGGAAACAATATTGACAACTTTTGTGAATCAGGTGGCATAATTAATTTTACAAAACAATATTCGAGATATAGATTTGAAATAAACAATGATGCTGCTTTAAAATCAAAAATATCAATTAGCTCAAAATTATTGGTCCTTGCAAAAATAATTTCTGAGGATGAAATTAAATTTTAACGACATTTCAATAAAAAGAAAGATTGTAGGGATTATTATAACAATAAGCTCTATTTCGCTTTTACTATCAGGATTTCTTTTCCTTGCATATGATAGATCTCAGTTTGAACTTCAAACACTTAACAATTTATCAATACTGGCAGAAATTATAGGAAACCAAAATACTGCTACAATTACTTATAATGATATAAATACAGCTAACGAAATATTAAGTTCACTTGTATTTGAACCAGATATAAACTTTGCACTTATATTTAATGAAAATAAAGATACTATTGCAAAATATCTAAAAGATTCATTAATTACTATAATACCACTGACACCTACAATTGCTAAGGACACATTTATTTTTTCAGATAATTCATTAATTGTTTATAAAACAATTTCATTAGATAACGAAAATATTGGTTCAATATATATTCAATCAGGATTAACTGAATATTCTAAAAGATTTTCAAACTTTATTAGAATACTTATAATAATCTTATTAATATCTTTATTTATTGCATTTCTTTTATCAATTCAACTTCAAAAGATAATTTCAGAACCTATTCTGAAACTTGCAGGAGTAATGAAAAAAATATCTGTTAAAAGAGATTACACAATAAGAATTATAAAAAAAGGAAATGATGAAATTGGTGAACTTATATCGGGATTCAATAATATGCTTATCCAAATTGAAAATCAAAATACAGTGCTTACTCTTGCTAAAGAACAAGCTGAAAAATCAGTAAAAATAAAAGAAAGATTTCTTGCGAATATGAGCCATGAAATAAGAACACCAATGAATGGAATAATAGGAATGACAAACCTGTTATTAGAAACCAATAATACCAAAGTTCAGATAAAATACCTTGAGAATATCTTAAATTCAGCAGATAATTTGCTTGTAATTATTAATGATATTCTTGATTTTTCAAAAATTGAAGCAGGGAAAATTGAATTTGAAGAAATTGAATTTAACTTATATTCTATTATTAACAAACTTTTAAATTCTTTCAAAATAAGAATTGAAAATAAAAAACTGAAATTAAATAGTGATATTGACCCTAATGTACCGGAAAATATCGTTGGCGATAAAATAAGATTAAACCAAATTTTAAACAATTTAATTAGTAATGCTGTTAAATTCACAAACAAAGGGAATATTACTATTAAAGTATCAGTAATAAATGAAAGTGCTAATTTTATTACATTGTTATTTTCAGTTTCTGACACTGGCATTGGTATTCCTAAAGAAAAAATAAATACTATTTTTTCAAGTTTTGGACAAGCATCAAGTGATACAACAAGAAAATACGGTGGAACAGGACTGGGTTTAACAATTTCGAAACAATTAATTGAATTACAGGAAGGCCAAATATCAATAAAAAGTGAAGAAAATAAAGGAAGCACTTTTTCTTTTAGTATTACTTATAGAAAGCATAAAGCTATATCTAAGCATATAGGTAAAAAACAATTAAAACCTATTAAAGAGCCACAAAAATTACATAAATTATTAGCATATGATAAACCTAAATATAAAATATTATTAGTCGAGGATAATGAAATTAATCAATTATTTGTTGTTACTATTCTAAAAAAACAAAACCATGAAGTAGAAGTAGCTGAAAACGGTAAAATTGCTATAGAAAAACTAATAAAGAATAATTTTGACCTTATATTAATGGATTTGCATATGCCTGAAATGGATGGGTACGAAACTACGAGATATATTAGAAATAAATTCGATAAACCTATAAAAGATATTCCTATTATTGCTTTAACTGCTGCTGCAATTATTGGTGAAAAGGAAAAATGTTTTGCTGAAGGAATGAATGATTATATATCAAAACCATTTAAAACAGAAGAAATTTTTGAAAAAATAGATAAATTATTTATAAAACCATCAGATACTGATAAGAAAACAAAATATGTAAATTTATCATATCTCGAAAGTATTTCTGAAGGTAATGTTGAATTAATAAAAGATTTAATTGAAATATTCAAATCGCAGGTTCCTGATTTTATTGAAGAAATG from Bacteroidales bacterium harbors:
- a CDS encoding PD40 domain-containing protein yields the protein MVKVKYILIIVYILFTVPLILSGQDESSDSKKLLKTANQYFDDADYKYAIKIFLIIDSIQPDDPVINYKIGACYLNSEYEKVKAIPYLEFAKKSKYLETPKVVYKDLGILYHLDCQFDKSIDNFNKYLKLANKNDKYIIFAKRMLTICENAKKITSKTYDVEIENLGYPISTKDSEFSPLISADESILYFMRKKGINENYKTFGKTSDDEVQIMYSLRNGNLWYEPKAITFPNIDKKISVKLAGLSPDGEHLFFHIGKDNKGNIYTCLFVNGQCTGLKKLSNNINSKFWEDRVSITPNGRVLYFSSNRPGGFGGKDLYKVEKNEKGNWDKPINLGSQINTKYNEISPFIHPDAKTLYFSSDGHNTIGGYDIFKSTYENKQWTEPENIGYPNTTKDDIYFVLSADGQTGYFSSSQNDIFNNHHIYKVNLKKSIPLTLVKGIILAGVPLKPIKANIKVVDKQTNERIKYIYSPNPETGKYLMIFPPGKNYDMIIESNNFLPQLVNIYIPNQTYFYELFQEIHLTPIETLGGTIGEEITVNNIFYDIYKTSFADSILGVCVSDTTKDYGQLLQIVEDLINTTDSLGIKLLDKQYSLEKEEYDSVAIKKGYNQLFNMVEKAIETTDSVSLAILDENTLYNEEATNKYFYALDDKKNNLIPFVIENDTIYTTPPLNTERYIKKSSFSITKNLSKSYTDSIYDVEKYNPKIIKLSKDYERKVIIETKILFDKNSALIKKEYYNKLNEITELIINNRLIGIEIFGYADSEGTSEHNLNLSKQRANSVLKYLFEKGISTQKAILKGYGESKSKSEISEKDRIKNRRVDIKVFEVIK
- a CDS encoding YfiR family protein, whose product is MFMVCFSYYTYSQKFTEYEVKSAYIFNFTKFVQWSESSFNSPNSPYIIGIYKNTSFGLVLKKTIEDRTVHGRKFIIKYINSPESIENCHILFLSRISKSELLMVLEHVNQFDILTVGNNIDNFCESGGIINFTKQYSRYRFEINNDAALKSKISISSKLLVLAKIISEDEIKF
- a CDS encoding response regulator, encoding MKLNFNDISIKRKIVGIIITISSISLLLSGFLFLAYDRSQFELQTLNNLSILAEIIGNQNTATITYNDINTANEILSSLVFEPDINFALIFNENKDTIAKYLKDSLITIIPLTPTIAKDTFIFSDNSLIVYKTISLDNENIGSIYIQSGLTEYSKRFSNFIRILIIILLISLFIAFLLSIQLQKIISEPILKLAGVMKKISVKRDYTIRIIKKGNDEIGELISGFNNMLIQIENQNTVLTLAKEQAEKSVKIKERFLANMSHEIRTPMNGIIGMTNLLLETNNTKVQIKYLENILNSADNLLVIINDILDFSKIEAGKIEFEEIEFNLYSIINKLLNSFKIRIENKKLKLNSDIDPNVPENIVGDKIRLNQILNNLISNAVKFTNKGNITIKVSVINESANFITLLFSVSDTGIGIPKEKINTIFSSFGQASSDTTRKYGGTGLGLTISKQLIELQEGQISIKSEENKGSTFSFSITYRKHKAISKHIGKKQLKPIKEPQKLHKLLAYDKPKYKILLVEDNEINQLFVVTILKKQNHEVEVAENGKIAIEKLIKNNFDLILMDLHMPEMDGYETTRYIRNKFDKPIKDIPIIALTAAAIIGEKEKCFAEGMNDYISKPFKTEEIFEKIDKLFIKPSDTDKKTKYVNLSYLESISEGNVELIKDLIEIFKSQVPDFIEEMDRHLKNHEYKRLASVAHRAKSSVGMMGISELEMEMKTLEILGNGEKEIEKYPEIIENFKKITSKSLIELQLIINKIK